The DNA window ATGCCCATTGAGTCTGACGTGTATTTCAGCTACGCGCTGCCCGCGTTCAGTTTGTTTTACCTCGGCCTTATGGTCCGGCCCGGACAGAGCGAGATTGATCACGCAGCCGCCATTAGGTCGACTATCGATGCCCTACGGCACAACCAGCGGGCGGGATTAGTCCTGCTACTGATCGGCCTAGCGGGTTATGGCGTTCGCACGCTGATGCCGGGCGCGCCAACGTTCGTTAGCCATATCCCGTCTTACTGCTTGTTTATCAGCGTTTTGTATACCTGGTACGCCCGAAGTCCGCTGCGCTGGCTCATCGTCGGGCTGGTCGTGGTTGTGCTGGGCATGTATACCATCCGGGAAGGAATGTTCGGTGAGTTGTTTTTCTGGCTGATGTTGCTGACGCTGTTTCTGACGACCGGGCGAACTACCCCACTGTCGGCTACAACCAAAACCGCCTTCGTCACGTCGGCGTTTGCCCTGCTACTGTTGATTCAGTCGGTAAAGGCTGAGTACCGCTTCAGCACATGGGGCCATACCCGGAAGGAACGCAGCGGCAACGCCGGGCTAATGGGCGAACTGCTCGCCGACCGCCTGACCGACCCGTCAAAGCTGTTGACACCGGCGCATTTTTTCAGTTCGTTTATGCGCTTCAACCAAGGCCTGATGATTGGCAGCGCGATGGCGAAAGTACCACGGCACGAGCCTTACGCCGGGGGCGAAGTGCTCCTCTCGCTGGTGTATCCGTTCGTGCCGCGCCTGCTGTGGCCAGGCAAACCGCAGACGGGCGGCTACGAAAACATTCGGCGGTTCACATCGCTCCCACAGTCGGAAAATACCAGCATCAACCTGTCGCCCCTGGGTGAGGGCTACGTCAATTTTGGCTACGGCGGGCTGCTATTTGCCCTGGGCTATGGCGGGTTGCTAGGCTACGTGTTCCGGCGCGTTTTTCAACTGGCGAAACAGCAACCAACGCTTATTTTGTGGCTTCCCATGCTGTTTGTAGGGTGCCTGACCATGGAAACGGATCTGCTTTCGACCTGGGGAAGTCTACTCAACAACGCTTTATTTCTGCTGGTGCTGTACGGGCTGCTGAAGCGATTTTCGATTCAGCTCTAACAGCCATGCGTATCACGTACCTATTTCGTAGCCCCGGCACCGGCTACAGTATCGAAACGCTGTTCGGCACGATTCGGCAGGCCGTGGGTCAGCAGACCGGCACCGGGCCAGATTCGGTCTATCTGCCCCGTGTCAGCCGTAGCCTGCGCGATGTCTGGCACAACCTGCGCTTCATCCGGCGGCAGCGATTCCAGGGAATCGTTCACATCACCGGCGACGTGCAATACGCGGCATTGGCCCTACCCGCGTCGCGCACCGTACTAACAATTCACGACTGCATTCCGCTCGAACGCTTCCGACACCGCCCCCTGCGCTACGCCCTGTTCTGGCTGATTTGGTATTACCTGCCCATCCGACGGGCGCGCGTCGTGACGACGATTTCCGAAAAAACGCGGCAGGATCTGCTTCGGTACGTTGGGCGTGTGGCCGAAAAAGTCATAGTAGTGCCCAACGCTGTCGATCCGGCTTTTCTCGCCCAACCGGCTGATTTCAACACGATAAACCCAATCATTCTACAGGTCGGTACGGCATCTCACAAAAATATTCCGCGCCTGCTCGATGCGCTGACGGGCATTCCCTGCACACTACGGCTCGTTGGGCCGCTCACGCCCGATCTGCGGAAACGACTTCAGCAAAACGCCATTCACTACGAATCGTACCAGAACCTTGATTCAACCTCTATCCTAAAAATTTACACTGAATCAGATTTAGTAACATTTACGTCGACGTATGAAGGTTTTGGTATGCCTATTGTAGAAGCCAATGCTGTTGGCCGGGCGGTGCTGACGTCAGCGATTTCGCCCCTGCGCGATGTAGCTGGCGACGCGGCTCACCTGGTCGATCCTGCTGATACCGAAGCTATTCAGCAGGGCGTATCGCGACTCATCAACGACACGGCTTACCGGCAACAGCTAATCGATGCTGGCTACCGAAACGCCCGGCGTTTTTCGCCCGAAATGATTGCTGTTCACTATCTGACTCAGTACCAACGCCTGATTCCTTACCACCGTTAACGATATAGTTCGTATGACCATTCTAATGTCGGCCGACTGGTTTTACCCTTGCCACATCGGCGGGCCAAGCAACACGATCTACTGGCAGGCCCGCGCCCTGACCCGCGCCGGACACTCGGTATTCGTCATCGCAACGGCGCAGGGGCAGCAGTCGTCCGTCCCGCTCGACAAATGGCTGACGATGGACTGCGGACAGGTTATTTACACGCGGAATCCGCATTTTTACCTGCCCTTCCGCCACATCTGGCAGGGCTGGCGGACTATGCGCAAAGCCGATGTCGTTCACCTAAACAGCCTGTTCTACCCCAGTTCGCTGGTGTTGGCGGTGCTGGCGCGGCTGCTGGGCAAACCGGTTATCTGGTCGCCCCACGGCGAACTCAGCCCGCCCGCGCTCGACTATAGTCCGCGCATCAAGAAAGCAGTGCTGAGCCTGATCTGGCTCTTGCGGAAGCAGGTGCTGTTTCACGCCACATGCCCCGCCGAAGCGACCTATATCCGGCAACAGTTCGGCCCCTGCGCCACCGTCAGCGAAGTACGCAACATGATGGACATTCCCCTGCCCGTCGACCGCAAAGCCCGGCCTTATCTGCTGTTTATGGGCCGGATTCATCCCATCAAAGCCATCGATAAACTGATCGACGCGCTGGGCCAGTCGGCCCTGTTCCGGCAGAGCGACTACGAACTGATTATTGCCGGGCCGGAGTCGGACCCAGTCTACGCAAAGCAATTGCGCGAACAGATTCGGCGGCTTAATCTGCACCAGAAAATCGTTTTTTCAGGACTGGTGACGGGCGCGATCAAAGACCAGTTTTATGCCGATGCGCTGATAACGATCCTGCCCTCGAAGTCGGAGAGTTTTGGCAATGTGGTGCTTGAATCGCTGGCGCAGGGCACGCCGGTTATTGCGTCGACGGGTACGCCCTGGGAAGTGCTGGAAGCCGAGCAGGCGGGTAGCTGGGTGCCAAACGATGCTACGGCACTGCAAGAAGAAATTGACCGCTACCTGAGCATGTCGCCGGAGCAGTATCAGCACTACCGCAGTCAGGCGGCTACGCTGGCCCGGCAGCGTTTCGACATCAACGCCAACGTCGACCAATGGCAATTCGTATATCAGGCAATGGCAGCCTGATTGCGGAGCAACGACCCCGTGGGTCGACGGATTCTGCTTACCTTGCTTCGTGAAGATTCTTACCGTTGTCGGGGCCCGGCCCAACTTCGTAAAGGTAGCCCCGCTACACCGCGCGTTTCAGGCCGACCCAACCATCGAGTCGAAACTCGTACATACCGGGCAGCACCACGACGCCCGGATGAGCGACGTTTTTTTCCAACAGTTCGACCTGCCCCAGCCCGATTATTTTCTGGGCATAGACAGCGGCACGCCAACCCGTCAGACTGCCGATATTCTGCTGCGTTTTGAACCGATTCTGGCGCGGGAACAACCCGACTGGCTCGTCGTTGTGGGCGACGTAACAAGTACATTGGCCTGCGCGCTGGTAGCTGCACGGCTGGGTATCCGGGTGGCGCATGTCGAAGCGGGGCTGCGCTCCGGCGATCGGCAGATGCCCGAAGAAATCAACCGCATCCTGACCGATCACCTGGCCGACCTGCTGTTCGTGACTGAGCAAGCGGGTTTGGACAATCTCCACCGGGAAGGCATTCCCGACGCGAAGGTTCGGCTCGTGGGTAATCTCATGATCGATTCGCTGGTGCATCATCGCCCGGCCGCCACAGCGCTGAATACAATTGGTAAGCTGGGTTTATTGCCGAAACGTTACGTGTTGCTGACCATGCATCGCCCCGCCAACGTCGACACCGAAACCGGGCTTCGTAGCGTCGTAGAGATTGTGACGGAACTGGCTAAACGCCGACCGGTGCTGTTTCCGCTGCATCCACGCACCCGCGCCAGCCTGATTCGGCACGAGTTGCTGGATAGGCTGACGGCCACGCCGAACGTCCGGCTGCTGGACCCACAGGGCTATCTGGAGTTTCTGAATCTGCTGGAAAACGCGGCCATTGTGCTGACCGATTCGGGCGGTGTTCAGGAAGAAACGACTTACCTCAACGTACCCTGCCTGACGCTCCGCACCACCACCGAACGACCCGTTACGGCGTCACTGGGTACGAATCGACTTATCCCCGGCCTGACCCCGACGGCCGTTCTGGAAG is part of the Spirosoma rhododendri genome and encodes:
- a CDS encoding glycosyltransferase family 4 protein produces the protein MRITYLFRSPGTGYSIETLFGTIRQAVGQQTGTGPDSVYLPRVSRSLRDVWHNLRFIRRQRFQGIVHITGDVQYAALALPASRTVLTIHDCIPLERFRHRPLRYALFWLIWYYLPIRRARVVTTISEKTRQDLLRYVGRVAEKVIVVPNAVDPAFLAQPADFNTINPIILQVGTASHKNIPRLLDALTGIPCTLRLVGPLTPDLRKRLQQNAIHYESYQNLDSTSILKIYTESDLVTFTSTYEGFGMPIVEANAVGRAVLTSAISPLRDVAGDAAHLVDPADTEAIQQGVSRLINDTAYRQQLIDAGYRNARRFSPEMIAVHYLTQYQRLIPYHR
- a CDS encoding glycosyltransferase family 4 protein gives rise to the protein MTILMSADWFYPCHIGGPSNTIYWQARALTRAGHSVFVIATAQGQQSSVPLDKWLTMDCGQVIYTRNPHFYLPFRHIWQGWRTMRKADVVHLNSLFYPSSLVLAVLARLLGKPVIWSPHGELSPPALDYSPRIKKAVLSLIWLLRKQVLFHATCPAEATYIRQQFGPCATVSEVRNMMDIPLPVDRKARPYLLFMGRIHPIKAIDKLIDALGQSALFRQSDYELIIAGPESDPVYAKQLREQIRRLNLHQKIVFSGLVTGAIKDQFYADALITILPSKSESFGNVVLESLAQGTPVIASTGTPWEVLEAEQAGSWVPNDATALQEEIDRYLSMSPEQYQHYRSQAATLARQRFDINANVDQWQFVYQAMAA
- the wecB gene encoding non-hydrolyzing UDP-N-acetylglucosamine 2-epimerase, whose amino-acid sequence is MKILTVVGARPNFVKVAPLHRAFQADPTIESKLVHTGQHHDARMSDVFFQQFDLPQPDYFLGIDSGTPTRQTADILLRFEPILAREQPDWLVVVGDVTSTLACALVAARLGIRVAHVEAGLRSGDRQMPEEINRILTDHLADLLFVTEQAGLDNLHREGIPDAKVRLVGNLMIDSLVHHRPAATALNTIGKLGLLPKRYVLLTMHRPANVDTETGLRSVVEIVTELAKRRPVLFPLHPRTRASLIRHELLDRLTATPNVRLLDPQGYLEFLNLLENAAIVLTDSGGVQEETTYLNVPCLTLRTTTERPVTASLGTNRLIPGLTPTAVLEAVDAALTRQQSPKTTIPLWDGRAAERIVECLRQLPAVEPQ